A portion of the Maylandia zebra isolate NMK-2024a linkage group LG9, Mzebra_GT3a, whole genome shotgun sequence genome contains these proteins:
- the xylb gene encoding xylulose kinase isoform X3 codes for MKLKAVVIDGELRVVHQSGVQFDAELPEFRTQGGVHIHTDRLTVTSPVLMWVKALDLLLDKMKRAGLDFSRVRALSGSGQQHGSVFWRRGASETLKHLDPDQDLHQLLQDSFSVSDSPVWMDSSSTQQCEDLQAAAGGALRLAEITGSRAYERFTGNQIAKLRQTRAEEFQDTERISLVSSFAASLFLGGYAAIDYSDGSGMNLLDIRTRNWSEICLQATAPHLDQLLGAPLPSTSVLGPVSSYFVHRYGFSESCSVVAFTGDNPASLAGMRLQPGDVAVSLGTSDTVFLWLQQPRPALEGHVFCNPVEQQEYMALLCFKNGSLTRERVRNECAGASWELFSAALRDTPLGNHGNIGFYFETMEITPPVIGVHRFDSADCEVSSLSPQVEVRAVVEGQFLSRRLHAERLGYSIIPGTRVLATGGASSNKEILQVLSDVFNAPVYTIDLSDSTCLGSAYRALHGLVAESGASFVDVVKKAPEPRLVATPHPKAKEVYDELLKRYVQLEERVVQKSHS; via the exons ATGAAG CTGAAGGCGGTGGTCATCGATGGAGAGCTGCGTGTGGTTCATCAGAGCGGCGTGCAGTTTGACGCCGAGCTGCCCGAATTCAG GACTCAGGGAGGAGTTCATATCCACACTGACAGACTCACTGTCACCTCACCTGTGCTCATGTGGGTCaag GCTCTGGACCTGCTATTGGACAAGATGAAGAGGGCGGGGCTTGACTTCTCCCGTGTCAGAGCGCTGTCAGGCAGCGGTCAG CAACATGGCAGCGTGTTCTGGAGGAGAGGAGCGTCTGAGACTCTGAAACATCTGGACCCGGACCAGGACCTGCACCAGctgctgcag GACAGCTTCTCGGTGTCGGACAGTCCGGTGTGGATGGACTCGAGCAGCACTCAGCAGTGTGAGGACCTGCAGGCGGCAGCAGGAGGCGCTCTGAGGCTGGCGGAGATCACCGGATCCAGAGCCTACGAG CGTTTCACAGGAAACCAGATCGCCAAGCTGCGTCAGACCCGAGCGGAGGAGTTCCAGGACACCGAG AGGATCTCATTGGTCAGCAGCTTTGCCGCCTCTCTCTTCCTCGGTGGTTACGCTGCCATCGACTACAGCGACG GCTCAGGGATGAATCTGCTGGACATCAGGACCAGAAACTGGTCTGAGATCTGCCTGCAGGCCACCGCTCCTCACCTGGACCAGCTGCTGGGAGCTCCACTGCCCTCCACATCTGTGCTG GGCCCCGTCTCCTCCTACTTTGTGCATCGGTACGGTTTCTCTGAGAGCTGCAGTGTGGTGGCGTTCACTGGAGACAACCCAG CGTCGCTGGCaggaatgaggctgcagcccgGAGACGTCGCC gtgAGTCTGGGGACCAGTGACACGGTGTTCCTGTGGCTGCAGCAGCCTCGTCCGGCTCTGGAGGGTCACGTCTTCTGTAACCCGGTGGAACAGCAGGAGTACATGGCTCTGCtgtg CTTCAAGAACGGGTCTCTGACGAGGGAGCGCGTCAGGAACGAGTGTGCTGGAGCATCATGGGAACTTTTCTCAGCAGCTTTGAGGGACACGCCGCTCGGAAACCATGGAAACATCG gcttttattttgaaactatgGAGATCACTCCTCCTGTGATTGGTGTTCATCGCTTTGACTCTGCTGACTGTGAG GTGTCCTCGTTGAGTCCTCAGGTGGAGGTTCGGGCTGTGGTGGAGGGTCAGTTCCTGTCTAGACGGCTTCATGCTGAGAGACTGGGATACTCCATCA ttcCAGGAACCAGAGTTCTGGCGACGGGAGGAGCGTCATCGAATAAAGAGATCCTGCAG GTGCTGTCTGACGTGTTCAACGCTCCGGTCTACACCATCGACCTGTCCGACTCCACTTGTTTGGGTTCAGCCTACAGAGCTCTACACG GCCTGGTGGCAGAATCCGGAGCGTCCTTCGTTGATGTGGTGAAGAAAGCACCAGAACCACGACTGGTCGCCACCCCGCATCCGAAGGCGAAGGAG GTGTACGACGAGCTGCTGAAGCGCTACGTGCAATTGGAGGAGAGAGTTGTGCAGAAGAGCCACAGCTGA
- the xylb gene encoding xylulose kinase isoform X2: MKLCLYSAPLHVFLKLKAVVIDGELRVVHQSGVQFDAELPEFRTQGGVHIHTDRLTVTSPVLMWVKALDLLLDKMKRAGLDFSRVRALSGSGQQHGSVFWRRGASETLKHLDPDQDLHQLLQDSFSVSDSPVWMDSSSTQQCEDLQAAAGGALRLAEITGSRAYERFTGNQIAKLRQTRAEEFQDTERISLVSSFAASLFLGGYAAIDYSDGSGMNLLDIRTRNWSEICLQATAPHLDQLLGAPLPSTSVLGPVSSYFVHRYGFSESCSVVAFTGDNPASLAGMRLQPGDVAVSLGTSDTVFLWLQQPRPALEGHVFCNPVEQQEYMALLCFKNGSLTRERVRNECAGASWELFSAALRDTPLGNHGNIGFYFETMEITPPVIGVHRFDSADCEVSSLSPQVEVRAVVEGQFLSRRLHAERLGYSIIPGTRVLATGGASSNKEILQVLSDVFNAPVYTIDLSDSTCLGSAYRALHGLVAESGASFVDVVKKAPEPRLVATPHPKAKEVYDELLKRYVQLEERVVQKSHS, translated from the exons ATGAAG CTCTGTCTTTACTCTGCTCCTCTTCATGTCTTCCTGAAGCTGAAGGCGGTGGTCATCGATGGAGAGCTGCGTGTGGTTCATCAGAGCGGCGTGCAGTTTGACGCCGAGCTGCCCGAATTCAG GACTCAGGGAGGAGTTCATATCCACACTGACAGACTCACTGTCACCTCACCTGTGCTCATGTGGGTCaag GCTCTGGACCTGCTATTGGACAAGATGAAGAGGGCGGGGCTTGACTTCTCCCGTGTCAGAGCGCTGTCAGGCAGCGGTCAG CAACATGGCAGCGTGTTCTGGAGGAGAGGAGCGTCTGAGACTCTGAAACATCTGGACCCGGACCAGGACCTGCACCAGctgctgcag GACAGCTTCTCGGTGTCGGACAGTCCGGTGTGGATGGACTCGAGCAGCACTCAGCAGTGTGAGGACCTGCAGGCGGCAGCAGGAGGCGCTCTGAGGCTGGCGGAGATCACCGGATCCAGAGCCTACGAG CGTTTCACAGGAAACCAGATCGCCAAGCTGCGTCAGACCCGAGCGGAGGAGTTCCAGGACACCGAG AGGATCTCATTGGTCAGCAGCTTTGCCGCCTCTCTCTTCCTCGGTGGTTACGCTGCCATCGACTACAGCGACG GCTCAGGGATGAATCTGCTGGACATCAGGACCAGAAACTGGTCTGAGATCTGCCTGCAGGCCACCGCTCCTCACCTGGACCAGCTGCTGGGAGCTCCACTGCCCTCCACATCTGTGCTG GGCCCCGTCTCCTCCTACTTTGTGCATCGGTACGGTTTCTCTGAGAGCTGCAGTGTGGTGGCGTTCACTGGAGACAACCCAG CGTCGCTGGCaggaatgaggctgcagcccgGAGACGTCGCC gtgAGTCTGGGGACCAGTGACACGGTGTTCCTGTGGCTGCAGCAGCCTCGTCCGGCTCTGGAGGGTCACGTCTTCTGTAACCCGGTGGAACAGCAGGAGTACATGGCTCTGCtgtg CTTCAAGAACGGGTCTCTGACGAGGGAGCGCGTCAGGAACGAGTGTGCTGGAGCATCATGGGAACTTTTCTCAGCAGCTTTGAGGGACACGCCGCTCGGAAACCATGGAAACATCG gcttttattttgaaactatgGAGATCACTCCTCCTGTGATTGGTGTTCATCGCTTTGACTCTGCTGACTGTGAG GTGTCCTCGTTGAGTCCTCAGGTGGAGGTTCGGGCTGTGGTGGAGGGTCAGTTCCTGTCTAGACGGCTTCATGCTGAGAGACTGGGATACTCCATCA ttcCAGGAACCAGAGTTCTGGCGACGGGAGGAGCGTCATCGAATAAAGAGATCCTGCAG GTGCTGTCTGACGTGTTCAACGCTCCGGTCTACACCATCGACCTGTCCGACTCCACTTGTTTGGGTTCAGCCTACAGAGCTCTACACG GCCTGGTGGCAGAATCCGGAGCGTCCTTCGTTGATGTGGTGAAGAAAGCACCAGAACCACGACTGGTCGCCACCCCGCATCCGAAGGCGAAGGAG GTGTACGACGAGCTGCTGAAGCGCTACGTGCAATTGGAGGAGAGAGTTGTGCAGAAGAGCCACAGCTGA
- the xylb gene encoding xylulose kinase isoform X1 — protein sequence MASAPRAPLYLGLDLSTQQLKAVVIDGELRVVHQSGVQFDAELPEFRTQGGVHIHTDRLTVTSPVLMWVKALDLLLDKMKRAGLDFSRVRALSGSGQQHGSVFWRRGASETLKHLDPDQDLHQLLQDSFSVSDSPVWMDSSSTQQCEDLQAAAGGALRLAEITGSRAYERFTGNQIAKLRQTRAEEFQDTERISLVSSFAASLFLGGYAAIDYSDGSGMNLLDIRTRNWSEICLQATAPHLDQLLGAPLPSTSVLGPVSSYFVHRYGFSESCSVVAFTGDNPASLAGMRLQPGDVAVSLGTSDTVFLWLQQPRPALEGHVFCNPVEQQEYMALLCFKNGSLTRERVRNECAGASWELFSAALRDTPLGNHGNIGFYFETMEITPPVIGVHRFDSADCEVSSLSPQVEVRAVVEGQFLSRRLHAERLGYSIIPGTRVLATGGASSNKEILQVLSDVFNAPVYTIDLSDSTCLGSAYRALHGLVAESGASFVDVVKKAPEPRLVATPHPKAKEVYDELLKRYVQLEERVVQKSHS from the exons ATGGCCTCCGCTCCGCGCGCTCCTCTCTACCTGGGCCTTGACTTGAGCACACAGCAG CTGAAGGCGGTGGTCATCGATGGAGAGCTGCGTGTGGTTCATCAGAGCGGCGTGCAGTTTGACGCCGAGCTGCCCGAATTCAG GACTCAGGGAGGAGTTCATATCCACACTGACAGACTCACTGTCACCTCACCTGTGCTCATGTGGGTCaag GCTCTGGACCTGCTATTGGACAAGATGAAGAGGGCGGGGCTTGACTTCTCCCGTGTCAGAGCGCTGTCAGGCAGCGGTCAG CAACATGGCAGCGTGTTCTGGAGGAGAGGAGCGTCTGAGACTCTGAAACATCTGGACCCGGACCAGGACCTGCACCAGctgctgcag GACAGCTTCTCGGTGTCGGACAGTCCGGTGTGGATGGACTCGAGCAGCACTCAGCAGTGTGAGGACCTGCAGGCGGCAGCAGGAGGCGCTCTGAGGCTGGCGGAGATCACCGGATCCAGAGCCTACGAG CGTTTCACAGGAAACCAGATCGCCAAGCTGCGTCAGACCCGAGCGGAGGAGTTCCAGGACACCGAG AGGATCTCATTGGTCAGCAGCTTTGCCGCCTCTCTCTTCCTCGGTGGTTACGCTGCCATCGACTACAGCGACG GCTCAGGGATGAATCTGCTGGACATCAGGACCAGAAACTGGTCTGAGATCTGCCTGCAGGCCACCGCTCCTCACCTGGACCAGCTGCTGGGAGCTCCACTGCCCTCCACATCTGTGCTG GGCCCCGTCTCCTCCTACTTTGTGCATCGGTACGGTTTCTCTGAGAGCTGCAGTGTGGTGGCGTTCACTGGAGACAACCCAG CGTCGCTGGCaggaatgaggctgcagcccgGAGACGTCGCC gtgAGTCTGGGGACCAGTGACACGGTGTTCCTGTGGCTGCAGCAGCCTCGTCCGGCTCTGGAGGGTCACGTCTTCTGTAACCCGGTGGAACAGCAGGAGTACATGGCTCTGCtgtg CTTCAAGAACGGGTCTCTGACGAGGGAGCGCGTCAGGAACGAGTGTGCTGGAGCATCATGGGAACTTTTCTCAGCAGCTTTGAGGGACACGCCGCTCGGAAACCATGGAAACATCG gcttttattttgaaactatgGAGATCACTCCTCCTGTGATTGGTGTTCATCGCTTTGACTCTGCTGACTGTGAG GTGTCCTCGTTGAGTCCTCAGGTGGAGGTTCGGGCTGTGGTGGAGGGTCAGTTCCTGTCTAGACGGCTTCATGCTGAGAGACTGGGATACTCCATCA ttcCAGGAACCAGAGTTCTGGCGACGGGAGGAGCGTCATCGAATAAAGAGATCCTGCAG GTGCTGTCTGACGTGTTCAACGCTCCGGTCTACACCATCGACCTGTCCGACTCCACTTGTTTGGGTTCAGCCTACAGAGCTCTACACG GCCTGGTGGCAGAATCCGGAGCGTCCTTCGTTGATGTGGTGAAGAAAGCACCAGAACCACGACTGGTCGCCACCCCGCATCCGAAGGCGAAGGAG GTGTACGACGAGCTGCTGAAGCGCTACGTGCAATTGGAGGAGAGAGTTGTGCAGAAGAGCCACAGCTGA
- the LOC143420435 gene encoding uncharacterized protein LOC143420435, translating to MSCCSGCCGSGRRKRRRKMDVSVLREEYRSSRERRRRHTQVLLFRTVSEELSEAVAIVPAPQGLTLPWPPPVIFDPDPWHVHLDLHRRSCPETSSRRSGSSSSEVGGSQHESRYRRLSAPPSSSSETPPCCSLSATREEEDPDPPSFRGSRGDLAFPDYSLGLTESSTPITTSLQQDQQENRSTQKETSNSVLEGRSSRTLRFTRQQSVGGASSHSQVYYPFPSRKTPRISEAAKRLGMYSSF from the exons ATGTCCTGCTGCTCCGGCTGCTGC GgatcaggaagaaggaagaggaggaggaagatggaCGTGTCTGTGCTCAGAGAAGAGTATCGGAGCtccagagagaggaggaggaggcacaCTCAGGTGCTGCTGTTCAGGACAG TCTCGGAGGAGCTGTCCGAGGCCGTCGCCATCGTCCCCGCCCCTCAGGGTCTGACGTTACCATGGCCACCACCCGTGATCTTTGACCCCGACCCCTGGCACGTCCACCTAGACCTGCACCGGCGCTCTTGCCCAGAGACATCCAGCAG ACGCTCCGGCTCGTCCTCCTCGGAGGTCGGCGGCTCGCAGCACGAGTCCAGATACAGGAGACTCTCGGCTCCTCCGAGCAGCTCCTCAGAAACGCCTCCCTGCTGCTCCTTAAGCGCCACACGAGAAGAGGAAGATCCAGACCCTCCATCCTTCAGGGGCTCCAGGGGGGACCTGGCGTTTCCGGACTACTCTCTGGGCTTGACGGAAAGCTCCACCCCTATCACTACCAGCCtgcaacaggaccagcaggaGAACCGGTCTACACAGAAGGAGACCAGTAACAGCGTCCTGGAGGGGAGGAGCTCCAGGACGCTCAGGTTTACCAGGCAGCAGAGCGTGGGGGGGGCATCCTCACACTCCCAGGTCTACTACCCGTTCCCCAGCAGGAAGACGCCGAGGATCTCTGAGGCCGCCAAGAGGCTGGGGATGTACTCGAGCTTCTGA